A single region of the Syntrophotaleaceae bacterium genome encodes:
- a CDS encoding class I SAM-dependent methyltransferase encodes MSDDKRSIHEFDFSLICEYYAYLERQGPGSPDVTLKALSFIDNLNNESKIVDLGCGTGGQTMVLARHAPGQITGIDLFADFIEIFNANCQTLNLQDRVSGIVGSMDKLPFQQEELDLIWSEGAIYNIGFEQGLKEWHGFLKKGGFVAVSEASWLTEERPAEIDAFWKDAYPEIDVISRKVEQMQKAGYVPMATFVLPENCWIDNFYMPQVWVQERFLKKHSGNKTAEELVENQRHEAELYYKYKDFYGYVFYIGKKI; translated from the coding sequence ATGAGCGATGACAAGAGATCGATCCATGAATTCGATTTCAGCCTGATCTGTGAATATTACGCGTATCTGGAGCGACAGGGGCCAGGCAGTCCTGATGTCACCCTCAAGGCACTCAGCTTTATCGATAATCTCAACAATGAATCAAAAATTGTCGACCTGGGCTGTGGAACCGGTGGTCAGACAATGGTGTTGGCTCGACATGCGCCCGGGCAGATTACAGGCATCGATCTGTTTGCCGATTTTATTGAGATATTCAACGCCAATTGCCAGACCCTCAATCTTCAAGACAGAGTATCCGGCATTGTTGGCTCAATGGACAAACTTCCCTTTCAGCAAGAAGAGTTGGACCTGATCTGGTCGGAAGGCGCCATCTACAATATCGGGTTTGAGCAAGGCTTGAAGGAATGGCATGGATTCCTGAAGAAGGGGGGATTTGTCGCCGTTTCGGAAGCCTCCTGGTTGACTGAGGAACGCCCCGCCGAAATCGATGCGTTTTGGAAGGACGCTTATCCGGAAATCGATGTCATTTCTCGAAAAGTCGAACAGATGCAGAAAGCCGGCTATGTTCCCATGGCCACCTTTGTGTTGCCGGAAAACTGCTGGATCGATAATTTCTACATGCCGCAGGTTTGGGTCCAGGAGAGATTTCTGAAAAAACATTCAGGCAATAAAACGGCAGAAGAACTCGTTGAAAATCAGCGGCATGAAGCGGAGTTGTATTATAAATACAAAGATTTTTATGGATATGTTTTTTATATCGGAAAAAAGATTTGA
- a CDS encoding helix-hairpin-helix domain-containing protein gives MKKLFTILLAGLMLAAPMTLQPAFAAAKAKAASVEKVNINTAPVEQLQELPGIGKVVAERIVVYRTENGSFSSPEDLLKVKGVGKGVLKKIHDRIVLE, from the coding sequence ATGAAAAAATTGTTCACTATCTTGCTGGCCGGCCTGATGCTGGCCGCTCCCATGACCTTGCAACCGGCTTTTGCTGCAGCAAAGGCGAAGGCAGCTTCTGTTGAAAAGGTCAATATCAATACCGCGCCCGTGGAGCAGCTCCAGGAGTTGCCCGGCATAGGCAAGGTGGTTGCGGAACGGATTGTCGTCTACCGGACGGAAAACGGCTCCTTCTCCTCTCCGGAGGATCTGCTCAAGGTCAAGGGAGTAGGGAAGGGGGTTCTGAAGAAAATTCACGACCGCATTGTTCTGGAGTAA
- the lptD gene encoding LPS assembly protein LptD — translation MNTRALTWGQMLALLVCLTGIALPASAENGIRAQSLPVEIEADQLTYDEDSSTYLAERDVLLRRGEDILQAEEVRWNEQTNRAAAYGDVRLAGPDGVATGTEMQLDLAEGTGIIRNGHVLIRKDNFHIYGDEIEKTGEDTYRVADGTFTTCDGEVPSWKFTASEVDVTLEGFAWAKNVFFHINDLPVLYLPIFGYPVQTERQSGLLTPSVGYSDKGGSELSLAYYQVIDRNMDATFYLDYLSRLGVGKGLEFRYFFGHDNEGEAKIYHVSGLSGEDDRFALGWQHLGTLPADVRLIADVTYVSEKDYFSDFGEAAGEYNLDTAESLLAASRNWGKNNLAGQVRYVKDLRDNEDLVLQRLPDVRFAVIRQRIGDTPLYYRLDSEAAYLYEDNNPQDENREGGRFALRPALSAVFHPGGVMDLVSEVAYLGRFYSGHFGEEAEGAIDFSTRLASRFSRVYAVDGDRIRKIQHVVQPEIGYRYSPADIFTDLPGMTVEDFAGRQHVTTVGVTNRLIARLASAEGQVDTHEFLYLRLAQEFNLDASGKNLLVPGQSPSVDHLRLELIVRPTRRTFFDVDTRYDVTSGEDFLDFNAATGIRDAQGNSLSLSYRYEKDDHEYLGAGVRTSWLKPVYVGYSHRYSVDGSEELEKVLDIEYRAQCWSVFLLWRDRREDQEISINFSLSGLGRVWGWGGSLGP, via the coding sequence ATGAACACCCGGGCGCTCACATGGGGGCAGATGCTCGCCCTTCTGGTCTGTCTGACAGGGATTGCACTGCCGGCGTCAGCGGAAAACGGCATCCGTGCGCAGTCCCTGCCTGTCGAGATCGAAGCCGACCAGTTGACCTACGACGAGGACTCCAGCACCTATCTGGCTGAAAGAGACGTGTTGCTGCGTCGGGGAGAGGACATTCTTCAAGCCGAGGAGGTGCGTTGGAACGAGCAGACCAACCGGGCGGCCGCTTATGGCGATGTCCGCTTGGCCGGTCCCGACGGCGTAGCGACCGGCACAGAGATGCAACTCGATCTGGCGGAGGGGACCGGCATTATCCGCAACGGCCATGTGTTGATTCGCAAGGATAATTTCCATATCTACGGTGACGAAATCGAGAAGACCGGCGAAGACACCTATCGGGTTGCGGACGGCACCTTTACCACCTGTGACGGCGAAGTCCCCTCCTGGAAATTCACTGCCAGTGAGGTCGATGTAACGCTCGAGGGGTTCGCCTGGGCCAAAAACGTTTTTTTTCATATAAACGACCTGCCGGTACTCTATCTCCCGATCTTCGGTTACCCGGTCCAGACCGAGCGGCAATCCGGCCTGCTGACCCCATCCGTCGGCTATTCGGACAAAGGGGGGAGCGAGCTGTCCCTGGCTTATTACCAGGTGATCGACCGTAATATGGACGCAACCTTCTATCTCGACTATCTTTCCCGCCTCGGTGTCGGGAAGGGTCTGGAATTTCGATATTTTTTCGGCCATGACAATGAGGGGGAGGCAAAGATCTATCATGTCAGCGGCCTCTCCGGCGAAGACGACCGCTTCGCTCTCGGGTGGCAGCACCTGGGGACCCTGCCCGCAGATGTACGGTTGATCGCCGATGTCACCTACGTCAGTGAAAAAGACTATTTTTCCGATTTCGGCGAAGCCGCGGGGGAATACAATCTCGATACCGCGGAATCCCTTCTGGCCGCGAGCCGGAACTGGGGAAAGAATAATCTGGCCGGGCAGGTCCGGTATGTCAAGGACCTGCGGGACAATGAAGATCTGGTCCTGCAGCGGCTGCCCGATGTGCGCTTCGCCGTGATCCGCCAGCGCATCGGCGATACTCCCCTGTATTATCGGCTGGATTCGGAAGCAGCTTATCTGTACGAAGACAACAATCCGCAGGACGAGAACCGGGAAGGGGGGCGCTTCGCCCTGCGTCCGGCCCTCTCTGCGGTCTTCCACCCCGGTGGAGTAATGGATCTGGTTTCTGAGGTAGCCTATCTGGGACGGTTCTATTCGGGTCACTTCGGTGAAGAAGCGGAAGGGGCCATCGATTTTTCGACCCGGCTTGCCAGCCGCTTCTCCCGGGTCTATGCGGTTGATGGAGACCGGATAAGAAAGATTCAGCATGTGGTTCAGCCGGAAATCGGATACCGCTACTCTCCTGCGGATATCTTCACCGACCTGCCCGGGATGACCGTCGAGGATTTCGCCGGCCGTCAGCACGTTACAACCGTCGGCGTGACCAACCGTCTCATTGCCCGGCTCGCATCGGCAGAGGGGCAGGTGGACACTCATGAATTTCTCTATCTGCGGCTGGCTCAGGAATTCAATCTGGATGCTTCAGGGAAAAATCTTCTGGTGCCCGGTCAGAGTCCTTCGGTGGATCATCTGCGGCTGGAACTTATCGTCCGCCCGACCCGAAGAACTTTTTTCGATGTCGATACCCGTTACGACGTGACCTCAGGAGAGGATTTTCTGGATTTCAACGCGGCGACCGGTATCCGCGACGCGCAGGGCAACAGCCTTTCCCTCTCCTACCGCTACGAGAAAGACGATCATGAGTACCTGGGTGCCGGAGTGCGAACCTCCTGGCTGAAGCCGGTGTATGTCGGCTATTCCCACCGCTACTCCGTCGATGGCAGCGAGGAGCTGGAAAAGGTTCTTGATATCGAGTACCGCGCCCAATGCTGGAGCGTTTTCCTGCTCTGGCGGGATCGCCGGGAGGATCAGGAAATTTCCATCAATTTCTCCCTGTCCGGCCTTGGTCGGGTCTGGGGCTGGGGAGGAAGCCTCGGCCCATAG
- a CDS encoding class I SAM-dependent methyltransferase has translation MTKVAEENGADQNQKDLLAFYRYDSDHPFAGTYPLLARQMVEDYGVTRGLCLDIGTGGGPMLIELAKLTDLELVGIDLNPAALALADENVRRHGLEEKRFQWRQGDVHSLPLPDCFASFVISRGSIPFWDDHALAFREIYRVLRPNGLAVIGGGFSRYQSPEEISRLRPGWARKDNPEKRARWLHAEFLENALRDAGVPSFKIVEDFSGIWAVFCKSSGGLSAAEGETA, from the coding sequence ATGACAAAAGTCGCGGAAGAAAACGGGGCCGACCAAAACCAGAAGGACCTTCTGGCTTTTTATCGTTACGATTCCGATCACCCCTTCGCCGGCACCTACCCACTGCTGGCTCGGCAGATGGTGGAGGACTATGGCGTAACCCGGGGGCTCTGCCTGGATATCGGCACCGGCGGCGGCCCGATGCTGATCGAACTGGCCAAACTCACCGACCTGGAGCTGGTGGGAATCGACCTCAATCCGGCGGCCCTGGCTCTGGCGGACGAAAATGTCCGGCGCCACGGCCTGGAGGAAAAACGCTTTCAATGGCGCCAGGGGGACGTTCATTCCCTCCCCCTCCCGGACTGTTTCGCCTCTTTTGTGATCAGCCGCGGGTCCATACCTTTCTGGGATGACCACGCCCTCGCCTTTCGGGAAATCTATCGGGTGCTGCGGCCGAACGGTCTCGCCGTGATCGGCGGCGGCTTCAGCCGTTACCAGAGCCCCGAGGAGATCTCCCGCCTGCGGCCCGGCTGGGCGCGCAAGGACAATCCGGAGAAGCGGGCGCGCTGGCTGCATGCGGAGTTTCTCGAAAACGCTCTGCGCGACGCGGGCGTCCCCTCTTTCAAAATCGTCGAGGATTTTTCCGGCATCTGGGCCGTGTTCTGCAAATCGAGTGGCGGGCTTTCGGCCGCAGAAGGAGAGACCGCATGA
- a CDS encoding septum formation initiator family protein gives MPEENPTPRARFKMPLVPMLLILIILGVALFGEKGILRALQASRHKSELETELQRQEELIRGLKKEVEALRSDREFLEGIARRELGMVKEDELVYQFPKNPTATSQPNP, from the coding sequence ATGCCCGAAGAAAATCCAACACCCCGTGCCCGATTCAAAATGCCCCTGGTGCCCATGCTTCTCATCCTGATTATTCTCGGGGTTGCCCTGTTTGGAGAAAAGGGGATTCTTCGCGCCTTGCAGGCCAGCCGGCACAAAAGTGAGCTGGAAACCGAGCTGCAGCGTCAGGAAGAGCTGATTCGGGGTCTGAAAAAGGAAGTAGAGGCTTTGCGGTCCGACCGGGAATTCCTGGAAGGGATTGCCCGGCGGGAGCTCGGCATGGTCAAGGAAGACGAACTGGTCTACCAGTTTCCCAAAAACCCGACGGCGACCAGTCAGCCCAATCCTTGA
- a CDS encoding ABC transporter ATP-binding protein, protein MKKPLISVDKLAFSYGEDEAGAIFRDVSFTVSSGDVFCLLGPNGTGKSTLLKCVSNILHGWQGSILLDGRDMSRLKPAEVAKTISYVPQTQASPFPFLVHDIVVMGRAPHLNVFSSPTHKDREIALAALETVGIGHLADRPCTMLSGGEWQLTLIARALAQQPRVMILDEPTSHLDMGNQVRILRVVRSLAEQGIGILMASHFPDHAFIAATEAAILDRGRMVHQGRPDEVVTGENLEQAYGIVVKVLHIGEGVDRKACFPTLLNSGGHVAG, encoded by the coding sequence ATGAAGAAACCTCTGATCAGCGTTGACAAGCTGGCCTTCAGCTACGGGGAAGACGAGGCGGGAGCCATCTTCCGCGATGTCTCCTTTACGGTCTCCTCCGGCGATGTTTTCTGCCTGCTGGGTCCCAACGGCACCGGCAAATCCACCCTGCTCAAATGTGTCAGCAACATCCTGCACGGCTGGCAAGGTTCGATCCTCCTCGACGGCAGGGACATGTCCCGCCTGAAGCCGGCCGAGGTGGCCAAAACTATCTCCTACGTTCCGCAGACCCAGGCATCCCCCTTCCCCTTCCTGGTGCACGACATCGTGGTGATGGGCCGGGCACCCCATCTCAACGTCTTCTCCTCCCCCACTCACAAGGACCGTGAAATCGCCCTCGCCGCGCTGGAGACGGTGGGCATCGGCCACCTTGCCGATCGCCCCTGCACCATGCTCAGCGGCGGTGAATGGCAGTTGACCCTGATCGCGCGGGCCCTGGCCCAGCAGCCGCGGGTCATGATCCTGGACGAGCCCACCTCCCATCTCGACATGGGCAACCAGGTCCGCATCCTGCGCGTGGTGCGGTCCCTCGCCGAACAGGGGATCGGCATCCTCATGGCCTCCCACTTCCCCGACCACGCCTTCATTGCGGCGACGGAGGCGGCCATCCTCGACCGGGGACGGATGGTCCACCAGGGCAGACCGGATGAGGTCGTCACCGGGGAGAACCTGGAACAGGCCTACGGCATCGTGGTAAAGGTGCTGCACATCGGCGAAGGAGTGGACCGCAAGGCGTGCTTTCCGACCCTGCTGAACAGCGGCGGGCATGTCGCGGGATAA
- a CDS encoding SPOR domain-containing protein — protein sequence MARQVVSRTQRRMEKRQALVMLALLLVACLVSFSLGVMVGRGGSRDVLVTEQIPQEKPAVAAQAEEGSALQGGPAEEPESGELTFYDTLPQGQENALGSGINLPPVEEAKPKEQPAEKTVAQPVVKPVAKDPELPAELGPLAERLLQEKPVAPKPAATSTGSYVIQVASVNEKQGAEGLRARMAAKGYPAYVEQADLGAKGVWHRVFAGPYGSKEDAERVVAALKADKISSAPLLKKK from the coding sequence ATGGCTCGTCAGGTGGTCTCACGCACCCAACGTCGCATGGAAAAGAGACAGGCTCTGGTTATGCTGGCCCTGCTGCTGGTGGCCTGTCTGGTCAGTTTTTCATTGGGGGTTATGGTCGGCAGGGGAGGAAGCCGGGATGTCCTGGTTACCGAACAGATCCCGCAGGAAAAACCGGCCGTGGCAGCCCAGGCTGAAGAGGGTTCCGCTCTACAGGGCGGACCCGCAGAGGAACCTGAAAGTGGAGAGCTGACCTTTTACGATACCCTGCCCCAGGGCCAGGAAAATGCTCTGGGGAGCGGTATCAATCTTCCTCCTGTGGAGGAAGCGAAACCCAAGGAGCAGCCCGCCGAAAAAACCGTCGCCCAACCCGTAGTCAAGCCTGTGGCCAAAGACCCGGAACTGCCGGCTGAATTGGGGCCGCTTGCAGAGCGCCTTTTGCAGGAAAAGCCGGTCGCTCCGAAACCGGCGGCAACTTCCACCGGCAGCTATGTGATCCAGGTCGCCTCCGTCAACGAAAAACAGGGTGCCGAAGGCTTGCGCGCACGTATGGCCGCCAAGGGTTATCCTGCCTATGTCGAGCAGGCCGATCTCGGGGCAAAAGGCGTCTGGCATCGCGTCTTCGCCGGTCCCTACGGCAGCAAAGAAGATGCCGAAAGAGTGGTTGCGGCACTGAAGGCAGACAAGATCTCCTCGGCCCCGCTGTTGAAAAAAAAGTGA
- the argS gene encoding arginine--tRNA ligase, with the protein MKENLRELILKALQHCVVRGALQSDKFPEIALEVPARSDHGDFSTNIAMVLAKAEKKAPRKIAEELVAALGDGSGIWDRVEIAGAGFVNFFLSNRYWFGVLDEVVRQGALFGRSRMGAGQKVQVEFVSANPTGPLHIGHGRGAATGDAVAAVMEAAGYEVQREYYINDAGNQMDTLGRSLYLRYRELLGDKIDFPSDCYQGVYIKDLAAEVLDREGRQLLEKLEEEAIRFFAEYGGGKIRDGIEDDLQAFGVGFDRWYSEQSLYDRGEVERGISLLKERGLTYEKEGAIWFRTTDFGDDKDRVLVRSNGATTYFASDVAYHKEKYDRGFDLVIDVWGADHHGYVPRMKAVLAGLGRNPDDLKVILVQLVNLLRGGQQVAMSTRSGEFVTLREVIDEVGRDACRFFFLMRRSDSQLDFDLELAKKQSNENPVYYVQYAHARVCSINRNADEQGLEMPALGEVEFDRLILEDELALVKLLSRYPETIEGAARFCEPHRVVFYLQDLAARFHSYYNKGRVLSEDIETSKARLYLINGVRQVLENALLLLGVSAPERM; encoded by the coding sequence ATGAAAGAAAATCTGCGTGAACTCATTCTTAAGGCCCTGCAGCACTGCGTGGTGCGGGGAGCTTTGCAGTCGGATAAATTTCCAGAAATCGCTCTGGAAGTGCCCGCCCGTTCCGATCATGGGGACTTTTCCACCAATATCGCCATGGTGTTGGCCAAGGCGGAAAAGAAGGCTCCGCGAAAAATTGCCGAAGAACTGGTAGCGGCTCTCGGTGACGGCTCCGGTATCTGGGACCGGGTCGAAATCGCCGGGGCCGGCTTCGTCAATTTTTTTCTCAGCAACCGCTACTGGTTCGGGGTTCTCGACGAGGTGGTGCGTCAGGGCGCCCTGTTTGGCCGCAGCAGGATGGGAGCAGGGCAAAAGGTTCAGGTTGAATTCGTCAGTGCCAACCCGACCGGGCCGCTTCACATCGGCCACGGCCGTGGGGCGGCCACTGGAGATGCCGTGGCTGCCGTCATGGAGGCAGCCGGCTACGAGGTCCAGCGGGAATATTATATCAATGATGCCGGAAACCAGATGGATACCCTCGGTCGGTCCCTCTACCTGCGTTATCGGGAGCTGCTCGGCGACAAAATCGATTTTCCTTCAGACTGTTATCAGGGGGTTTACATCAAGGATCTTGCGGCCGAGGTTCTCGACCGGGAAGGGCGGCAGCTTCTGGAAAAGCTCGAAGAAGAGGCCATCCGCTTTTTCGCCGAATATGGTGGCGGCAAGATCCGGGACGGCATCGAGGACGATCTGCAGGCCTTCGGCGTCGGGTTCGATCGCTGGTACAGCGAACAGAGCCTCTATGACCGGGGCGAGGTGGAGCGGGGAATCTCCCTGCTCAAGGAACGGGGATTGACCTATGAAAAGGAAGGTGCCATCTGGTTCCGCACCACCGATTTCGGTGACGACAAGGATCGGGTCCTGGTGAGGTCCAACGGTGCCACCACCTACTTCGCCTCTGACGTCGCCTATCACAAGGAGAAGTATGATCGCGGTTTCGATCTGGTCATCGACGTCTGGGGCGCTGATCATCACGGTTATGTGCCGCGAATGAAAGCCGTACTGGCCGGCCTTGGGCGCAATCCGGACGATCTTAAGGTCATCCTGGTGCAATTGGTCAATCTGCTTCGCGGAGGACAACAGGTGGCCATGAGCACCAGATCCGGAGAATTTGTCACCCTGCGCGAGGTGATTGACGAGGTCGGGCGGGACGCATGCCGCTTTTTCTTCCTCATGAGGCGGTCGGACAGTCAGCTTGATTTCGACCTGGAACTGGCCAAGAAACAGAGTAATGAAAATCCGGTTTATTACGTACAATACGCACATGCCCGGGTTTGCAGCATCAACCGCAATGCCGACGAGCAGGGTCTGGAAATGCCTGCGCTGGGCGAGGTCGAGTTCGATCGCCTGATCCTGGAAGACGAGTTGGCGCTGGTCAAGTTACTGTCCCGGTATCCGGAGACGATCGAAGGTGCCGCCCGCTTCTGTGAGCCGCACCGCGTGGTGTTTTACCTGCAGGATCTGGCAGCCCGTTTCCACAGCTACTACAACAAGGGTCGGGTGTTGAGCGAGGACATTGAAACCAGCAAGGCCCGCCTTTACCTGATCAACGGCGTGCGCCAGGTGCTGGAAAATGCTTTGTTGCTTCTCGGGGTTTCGGCGCCGGAAAGAATGTAA
- a CDS encoding iron ABC transporter permease: MHSSHNKVRQADPRRLLLILTLLLVAVASTSLMLGQLKIGPDLIFRIFASAVLPIERTWSPILESILFDVRVPRLMAGMLVGAGLSISGAAFQGLFRNPLVSPHILGVSAGAGLGAAIAILFFGHILAVQILSFLFGLLAVLLTYSLSRVYRSTPVLMLVLSGIIVGALFSASTSLIKYVADPVNEMPSIIFWLLGSLNNASNRDMVVVAPIILLGMTVLLLIRWRINLLSMGEEDARALGVDTGRIRATVILCATMISAAAVSIGGIIGWIGLVIPHIGRILAGPDNKILLPVTVLVGACYLVAVDTIARTAMEMEIPIGILTALVGAPIFAYLLRKNRSGW; encoded by the coding sequence ATGCATTCCTCGCACAATAAAGTCCGCCAGGCCGATCCGCGCAGACTCCTGTTGATCCTGACCCTCCTGCTGGTGGCCGTGGCCTCGACCTCCCTGATGCTCGGCCAGTTGAAGATCGGCCCCGATCTGATTTTCAGAATTTTCGCCTCCGCGGTACTGCCGATCGAACGAACCTGGTCCCCGATCCTGGAGTCGATCCTGTTCGATGTCCGGGTTCCCCGGCTTATGGCCGGCATGCTCGTGGGGGCCGGGCTTTCCATCTCCGGCGCCGCCTTCCAGGGGCTGTTCCGCAATCCCCTGGTTTCGCCTCACATTCTCGGCGTATCGGCCGGCGCGGGTCTCGGCGCGGCCATCGCCATCCTCTTTTTCGGCCACATTCTCGCCGTGCAGATCCTGTCCTTCCTGTTCGGCCTGCTCGCGGTGCTGCTGACCTACAGCTTGAGCCGGGTCTACCGGTCGACGCCGGTTCTGATGCTGGTCCTTTCGGGCATCATCGTCGGCGCCCTTTTCTCCGCCAGCACCTCGCTCATCAAGTATGTCGCCGACCCGGTCAACGAAATGCCCTCCATTATCTTCTGGCTCCTCGGCTCGCTCAACAACGCGTCAAACCGTGACATGGTCGTGGTGGCGCCCATCATCCTGCTCGGCATGACCGTGCTACTCCTCATCCGCTGGCGGATCAACCTGCTGAGCATGGGCGAGGAGGATGCCCGGGCGCTCGGCGTGGACACAGGGCGCATCCGGGCGACCGTCATCCTCTGCGCCACCATGATTTCCGCAGCGGCCGTCTCCATCGGCGGCATCATCGGCTGGATCGGGCTGGTCATCCCCCACATCGGCAGAATCCTCGCCGGGCCGGACAACAAGATCCTCCTGCCGGTCACGGTTCTGGTGGGGGCCTGCTACCTGGTGGCGGTGGATACCATCGCCCGGACGGCCATGGAGATGGAAATCCCCATCGGCATTCTCACCGCACTGGTGGGCGCACCCATCTTCGCCTACCTGCTGCGCAAAAACCGTTCGGGGTGGTAA
- a CDS encoding cupin domain-containing protein, with the protein MFYKANEDEYKQVLPGIRLKTLVYGEKTLFSEFRMEANSLLPRHNHPHEQTGYLVEGRIRLRIGEQTFDVGPGDSWCIPGNMDHSAEIVEKSVAIEVFSPVREDYLPEK; encoded by the coding sequence ATGTTCTATAAAGCCAATGAAGATGAATACAAGCAGGTTCTGCCGGGAATTCGATTAAAAACACTGGTTTATGGAGAAAAAACGCTTTTTTCAGAATTCAGAATGGAAGCCAATAGCTTACTGCCACGGCATAACCATCCCCATGAGCAGACCGGTTATTTAGTGGAGGGGAGGATCCGTCTCAGGATCGGAGAACAGACATTCGATGTCGGCCCGGGAGACAGCTGGTGTATACCCGGAAATATGGATCATAGCGCGGAAATAGTGGAAAAATCCGTGGCGATCGAAGTTTTTTCTCCAGTTCGGGAAGATTATCTTCCCGAGAAATAA
- a CDS encoding radical SAM protein → MICDICENRCQVAEGQTGACGQYRGSNGAMEEIYPDRYLIVCPILIETMPMLHFHPGGKFLQISTVGCNFDCSGCISTVIVKEMNPASDMLRKLDAQEVTALALQQDCRGISFLMNDPLANFETFLRVARAARDAELLVGCASNGYFTETSLARLLPLLDFVNIGVKGLDEPSYRACGGRSPEPVLRNIRLLHEAGVHVEVACMHRRDNQGELLELAHRVAEVSPAIPLQVMRYIPLEAADPAWEPTIRESEDLVEDLRALLRHVYLFNSPGSAQLHSRCPECGDVLIRRDFYGPMGARLLAVDDERCMHGPAALDLRGEAACCNFREGDFQGGYPFTRALEIVQAMLIALGVKDPEEVVGIWERVLGKENLRELHQAIQKPDSYLATLRRFGELTGRQSQAGRLIDYIGTRLDAVVQGLKGIGRKPRVYYAMGTPLFAIKGERFENQLVTIAGGDSVNQQLELKGRPGMSIVPEVIRKLNPEVMLISSFISSPVEDFWQECQRLGLDVEAVRQGRIHTPPLPGSDFGGPRWIIGLLYLANVFHPDRFEFDVLREAELFYREFYDIPFSPDQLNRSFGKPSLQWRWSQRQTEQSDPG, encoded by the coding sequence ATGATCTGTGACATCTGCGAAAACCGCTGCCAGGTTGCGGAAGGCCAAACCGGCGCCTGCGGCCAATACCGGGGCAGCAACGGCGCCATGGAGGAAATCTATCCCGACCGCTACCTGATCGTCTGCCCGATTCTCATCGAAACCATGCCGATGCTGCACTTCCATCCGGGCGGCAAATTTCTGCAGATCAGCACGGTCGGCTGCAATTTCGACTGTTCCGGCTGCATCTCCACCGTCATCGTGAAGGAGATGAATCCTGCCAGCGACATGCTGCGAAAACTCGATGCGCAAGAGGTAACGGCCCTCGCCCTGCAGCAGGATTGCCGGGGCATCTCCTTTTTGATGAACGACCCCCTGGCCAACTTCGAAACCTTTCTGCGGGTCGCCCGCGCCGCCCGGGATGCGGAGTTGCTGGTCGGCTGCGCCAGCAACGGCTACTTTACCGAGACCTCTCTGGCTCGACTGCTGCCGCTGCTCGATTTCGTCAACATCGGCGTCAAGGGGCTGGACGAGCCGTCCTATCGGGCCTGCGGCGGAAGATCGCCGGAACCCGTGCTGCGCAACATCCGCCTGCTGCACGAGGCCGGGGTGCATGTGGAAGTGGCCTGCATGCACCGGCGGGACAATCAAGGGGAATTGCTGGAGCTGGCCCATCGGGTCGCCGAGGTTTCCCCCGCCATCCCCCTGCAGGTGATGCGCTACATCCCCCTGGAAGCGGCCGATCCCGCCTGGGAACCCACGATTCGCGAATCGGAGGATTTGGTCGAGGATCTGCGGGCGTTGTTGCGGCATGTCTACCTGTTCAATTCACCCGGCAGCGCTCAACTCCACAGTCGCTGTCCTGAATGCGGGGACGTCCTGATTCGGCGCGATTTTTACGGTCCGATGGGAGCCCGGCTGCTGGCCGTCGACGACGAGCGGTGCATGCACGGTCCGGCAGCGCTCGATCTGCGCGGCGAGGCGGCATGCTGCAACTTCCGGGAAGGGGACTTCCAGGGCGGCTACCCGTTTACCCGGGCGCTCGAAATCGTCCAGGCGATGCTGATCGCTCTGGGCGTGAAAGACCCCGAGGAAGTGGTCGGCATATGGGAGAGGGTGCTTGGAAAAGAGAACCTGCGGGAACTGCATCAGGCTATTCAAAAACCCGATTCATATCTGGCCACCCTGCGCCGCTTCGGAGAATTGACCGGGCGGCAGAGCCAGGCCGGCAGACTGATCGATTACATCGGGACACGTCTGGATGCGGTGGTTCAGGGGCTGAAAGGGATCGGCCGAAAGCCGCGGGTGTATTACGCCATGGGCACACCGCTGTTCGCCATCAAGGGCGAGCGGTTCGAGAATCAACTGGTGACCATTGCTGGCGGCGACAGCGTCAACCAGCAGTTGGAGCTGAAAGGCCGCCCCGGCATGAGCATCGTCCCTGAGGTCATACGCAAGCTGAACCCGGAAGTCATGCTGATTTCCTCTTTCATCTCCAGCCCGGTCGAGGACTTTTGGCAAGAGTGCCAGCGCCTCGGGCTGGACGTCGAGGCGGTCCGTCAGGGCCGCATCCACACCCCGCCTTTGCCCGGCAGCGATTTCGGCGGCCCCCGCTGGATCATCGGCCTGCTGTACCTGGCCAACGTTTTCCACCCCGATCGCTTCGAATTCGATGTTCTCAGGGAAGCGGAACTCTTTTACCGGGAGTTCTACGACATCCCCTTCTCTCCGGATCAACTCAACCGCTCTTTCGGCAAACCCAGCCTTCAATGGCGCTGGTCCCAAAGGCAGACAGAACAGTCTGACCCAGGTTAA